The following are encoded in a window of Fretibacter rubidus genomic DNA:
- a CDS encoding AsmA-like C-terminal domain-containing protein: protein MTREDLLGLWPSNYILGARNWIKNSVIQGDLSNFDIALRANAEALAQPTLPNEALVMTFDLVNTDIRYIRTMTPVTGAMGRGKLEGNRATAVLDSGRVGNISLSNGTVEIPRIYPYGGTLNIAADGEGPVQDLLSLIDEKPFEYVSQYDVEPDSFTGHGKIRLSLSRPLRERISYNDIDYTVTGTLSDVTAPFALGDYSLNNGNVTMLVDRDSLSVKGPVRLGAWDADLAWNETFDAGATPTRYRINGVLGRDDLDGFGLGFREFIDGDIGLKIDAVADGLDITGATVTADLSKTDLRLGPYWSKDAGVSAQMTGDMSFTKVAGLGLNNIQIQAPGLDVAGSLDLATDFRLINLDLSRAKIAGFIDATVQMKPSEEQDRFNALITGNYLDVSPFVAGMVGGDEGQTLDVPILLTAALGRLALNEAYVLRDANVLFAHDGIGVRQARLKGVGDNGNVMLDLQTDDENLQRVLKLDIPSASDAAFAFLGLESVTGGILELEATMPITAIEGPIIGTVSIADMQLVGAPIMTRILSLASLQGLADAMSGEGLRFESAEIPFSLDGYNLSVRGARASGPALGMTGEGEIDFSAKTLDVNGVLVPAYTANSLLADIPLIGDIFVGKKGEGIFALSYTVRGPFEKSQVAVNPLSALTPGFLRGIFAPQREKLPEQVIEKIESVRPAASE, encoded by the coding sequence ATGACTCGTGAGGATTTGCTGGGGTTATGGCCAAGTAATTATATTCTAGGGGCTCGCAACTGGATCAAAAACTCCGTCATACAGGGTGATTTGTCCAATTTTGACATAGCCTTGCGCGCAAATGCGGAGGCCTTAGCGCAACCGACATTACCAAATGAAGCCTTGGTCATGACATTTGACTTGGTGAATACGGATATCCGCTACATTCGCACGATGACCCCTGTAACCGGGGCGATGGGGCGCGGCAAGCTTGAAGGTAACCGTGCAACGGCCGTTTTGGATAGCGGCCGGGTAGGCAATATATCATTAAGTAACGGCACCGTCGAAATCCCGCGCATTTATCCATATGGCGGGACACTCAACATTGCTGCGGACGGCGAGGGACCCGTTCAGGACCTCTTATCGCTTATTGATGAAAAGCCATTTGAATATGTCAGTCAATATGATGTTGAACCAGATAGTTTTACGGGCCACGGAAAAATTCGGCTTAGTCTTAGCCGGCCTCTCCGTGAACGTATAAGCTATAACGATATTGATTATACCGTTACGGGCACATTATCAGACGTTACTGCCCCCTTCGCCTTGGGCGATTACAGTCTGAACAATGGTAATGTCACCATGTTAGTGGATAGAGACAGCCTGTCGGTAAAAGGGCCTGTACGCCTCGGTGCGTGGGACGCGGACTTGGCCTGGAACGAGACATTTGATGCCGGTGCGACGCCAACCCGTTACCGTATTAATGGTGTTCTTGGACGCGATGACCTTGACGGCTTTGGGCTTGGATTTCGAGAATTCATTGACGGTGATATCGGCTTGAAAATCGACGCGGTTGCTGATGGTTTAGATATCACGGGCGCTACGGTGACCGCCGACTTAAGCAAAACGGACCTACGCCTTGGGCCATATTGGAGCAAAGACGCAGGCGTTAGCGCGCAAATGACTGGGGACATGTCTTTTACCAAAGTTGCGGGTTTGGGCCTGAATAATATTCAAATCCAAGCCCCAGGCCTTGATGTAGCGGGGTCGCTGGACCTGGCGACTGATTTTCGGTTGATAAATCTAGACTTATCCCGCGCAAAAATTGCTGGCTTCATCGACGCGACGGTGCAGATGAAACCAAGTGAGGAGCAAGACAGATTCAATGCTTTGATTACGGGCAATTATTTGGACGTCTCGCCTTTCGTGGCGGGCATGGTCGGCGGTGACGAGGGGCAAACATTAGACGTGCCAATACTACTGACCGCGGCTTTGGGGCGGCTTGCTTTAAATGAAGCCTATGTTCTAAGGGACGCAAATGTGTTGTTTGCTCATGACGGTATTGGCGTGCGTCAGGCGCGCCTAAAAGGCGTGGGCGATAACGGCAATGTCATGTTGGATCTACAGACGGATGACGAAAATTTACAGCGCGTTCTAAAGCTGGATATCCCGAGCGCGTCTGATGCGGCTTTTGCTTTTTTGGGCTTAGAAAGTGTAACGGGCGGGATATTAGAGCTTGAAGCAACCATGCCAATAACGGCGATAGAAGGGCCTATTATTGGCACAGTATCCATAGCTGATATGCAATTAGTCGGCGCACCCATCATGACGCGAATATTATCCTTGGCCTCTCTACAAGGCTTGGCCGACGCAATGTCGGGCGAAGGCCTTCGCTTTGAGAGTGCAGAAATTCCGTTTTCGCTGGATGGTTATAATTTGTCAGTACGCGGGGCCCGAGCCTCCGGCCCCGCGCTAGGGATGACAGGCGAGGGTGAAATAGACTTTTCCGCAAAGACCTTGGACGTAAACGGTGTGTTGGTACCCGCCTATACGGCGAACTCACTGCTGGCGGATATCCCCTTGATCGGCGATATATTTGTCGGCAAGAAAGGCGAGGGCATTTTCGCACTGAGCTACACTGTGAGAGGACCGTTCGAGAAAAGCCAAGTTGCGGTTAACCCGTTATCAGCCCTCACACCGGGTTTTTTGAGGGGAATATTTGCGCCCCAACGGGAAAAACTGCCAGAACAAGTTATTGAGAAAATTGAGAGCGTGCGGCCAGCAGCCAGTGAATAA
- the tyrS gene encoding tyrosine--tRNA ligase, translated as MAQYQSKLMQTLVERGFLYQCTDEAALDKAGVDGPVTGYIGFDCTAPSLHVGSLVQIMMLRHLQRAGGRPIVLMGGGTTKIGDPSGKDKSRAMLTTEKIAENKNGIMSVFDRFLNFDGPNGAIMVDNADWLEGLGYIEFLRDVGPLFTINRMVTMDTVKRRLENEQPMTFLEFNYPLLQSYDFVELNRRYGCTLQLGGSDQWGNITTGVDLTRRMEGNEVYGFTTPLITTASGGKMGKTADGAVWLNSDPALGADYFKSPYDYWQFWRNTDDADVGRFMRLFTDLPLDEIAKLESLEGADINTAKIVLANEATTMLHGEAAAKDAEATARKTFEQGGAAAGLPTFEVSDVAMNILDAAILVGLASSKGEGRRHIKGNALKVNDERVSDPDMMLGQDDIKDGVIKISVGKKRHALIKPS; from the coding sequence ATGGCACAATATCAATCCAAACTGATGCAAACCCTCGTCGAGCGTGGGTTTTTATATCAATGTACCGATGAAGCTGCCTTAGATAAAGCAGGCGTTGACGGTCCAGTCACCGGTTATATCGGTTTCGATTGTACCGCACCAAGCCTGCATGTCGGCTCATTAGTGCAAATTATGATGCTGCGGCACCTACAACGTGCTGGCGGACGCCCCATTGTTCTTATGGGGGGCGGCACGACCAAGATTGGTGACCCGTCCGGCAAAGACAAATCCCGCGCCATGCTGACCACAGAGAAGATTGCCGAGAACAAAAACGGTATCATGAGTGTGTTTGACAGGTTCCTTAACTTTGACGGCCCCAACGGTGCTATAATGGTCGATAATGCCGACTGGCTAGAAGGACTGGGCTATATCGAATTTCTGCGTGATGTTGGGCCTTTGTTTACAATCAACCGCATGGTGACAATGGATACAGTGAAGCGGCGCTTAGAAAATGAGCAGCCCATGACGTTCTTGGAATTTAACTACCCCTTGCTACAAAGCTATGATTTTGTTGAACTTAATCGGCGTTACGGCTGCACCTTGCAACTGGGCGGATCTGACCAATGGGGTAATATCACAACAGGTGTTGACCTGACCCGTCGCATGGAAGGTAATGAGGTTTACGGCTTTACTACGCCGCTCATTACCACGGCATCGGGCGGTAAAATGGGTAAGACGGCTGACGGGGCTGTATGGCTGAACAGTGACCCCGCTTTGGGGGCTGATTATTTCAAATCACCTTATGATTACTGGCAATTTTGGCGCAACACGGATGACGCCGATGTCGGGCGATTTATGCGGCTGTTCACGGATTTACCGTTAGACGAGATTGCAAAACTGGAGTCCTTAGAAGGCGCAGATATAAACACAGCTAAGATTGTTCTGGCCAATGAGGCGACAACAATGCTGCACGGAGAAGCCGCCGCAAAGGATGCAGAAGCCACAGCCCGCAAAACGTTTGAGCAAGGCGGCGCGGCCGCAGGATTACCGACATTTGAGGTCTCTGATGTCGCGATGAATATTTTGGACGCGGCTATATTGGTCGGTCTTGCCAGTTCAAAAGGTGAGGGCCGTCGCCATATTAAAGGCAATGCCCTGAAGGTGAACGATGAACGCGTCAGTGACCCGGATATGATGCTTGGCCAAGACGACATTAAGGACGGAGTCATAAAAATATCAGTGGGCAAAAAACGTCATGCTCTGATTAAGCCAAGCTAG
- a CDS encoding anhydro-N-acetylmuramic acid kinase has product MSKVNTAAMDKQNLTAIGLMSGTSLDGVDAALVHTDGEAHVKTAQHIFRAYTDEERAVLVETMRQAVKWNFVGPSPNIFAKAEDIVDAAHVDAITSLLAKTDTQDIDLIGYHGQTVLHHAAIQGQGQGQGQKGATLQIGRGQALADEFGIPTAYDFRSNDVSVGGQGAPLAPVYHKALVMAAGLSGNTAVINIGGVSNVTVVVADGNIAASDCGPGNGPLDSWVSQNGLGEYDKDGVLSLRGTPDIARLEGWLKRPFFLKNVPKSADRYDFDVLSTMHGMSIDNGAATLSMFCALAIQNTLNQYHQAIENIVVCGGGRHNPAIIAALTEALSTRVINCDDLGWDGDALEAQAFAYMAVRHKKRLPLSFPSTTGVSNPVTGGVLATPNK; this is encoded by the coding sequence ATGTCAAAGGTGAATACAGCCGCAATGGATAAGCAAAACCTCACAGCTATCGGATTGATGAGTGGGACGTCGCTAGACGGCGTGGACGCTGCGCTTGTTCACACAGACGGGGAAGCGCATGTAAAGACAGCTCAGCATATCTTTCGGGCTTATACCGATGAAGAACGCGCTGTGTTGGTTGAAACAATGCGGCAAGCAGTAAAGTGGAATTTTGTCGGCCCATCGCCCAACATATTCGCCAAGGCCGAAGACATTGTCGACGCCGCGCATGTGGACGCCATTACAAGTTTATTAGCTAAGACAGATACTCAAGACATTGATCTCATCGGTTATCATGGGCAAACAGTTTTGCACCACGCGGCCATTCAAGGACAAGGGCAAGGGCAGGGCCAAAAAGGTGCAACGCTTCAAATCGGACGCGGCCAAGCCCTCGCCGATGAATTTGGCATCCCAACTGCATATGATTTTCGCAGTAATGATGTCTCCGTAGGCGGCCAAGGCGCGCCATTGGCGCCTGTCTATCATAAAGCCTTGGTGATGGCGGCAGGATTGTCAGGCAACACAGCGGTTATTAATATTGGTGGGGTTAGCAACGTCACAGTTGTGGTGGCGGACGGTAATATTGCGGCCAGCGACTGCGGTCCCGGCAACGGGCCGCTTGATAGCTGGGTCTCGCAAAACGGTCTGGGTGAGTATGACAAAGACGGCGTGTTATCGCTACGCGGCACACCAGACATCGCACGGCTAGAGGGGTGGCTGAAACGCCCTTTTTTCCTCAAAAATGTGCCGAAATCAGCAGATCGATATGATTTTGATGTTCTATCAACAATGCACGGGATGAGCATTGATAATGGGGCTGCAACACTATCGATGTTCTGTGCCTTAGCTATCCAAAACACACTTAACCAATACCATCAAGCCATTGAAAATATTGTTGTTTGTGGGGGCGGTCGACATAACCCTGCTATTATCGCCGCTCTAACAGAGGCTTTATCGACGAGGGTTATTAATTGTGATGATTTAGGCTGGGACGGCGACGCGCTAGAGGCTCAAGCCTTTGCCTATATGGCTGTGCGTCATAAAAAACGCCTGCCGCTCTCATTTCCGAGTACGACAGGCGTTTCAAATCCAGTTACAGGTGGAGTGTTGGCGACACCAAATAAGTAG
- a CDS encoding alpha/beta hydrolase → MPEVIFAGPEGRLEGRYHPSDDPAAPCALILSPHPKAGGHMDHRIPVAMYEQYKRRGFSVLRFNFRGIGRSMGVYDNGQGELQDAAYALDWMQSFNQNAPFSWVSGYSFGAWIGMQLLMRRPEVAGFISMSLPTNTYDFAFLAPCPASGLVTYGTNDSIVPADDVDRVVEKIRVQKGTQISTHPIEGADHFYTNHLDITMDVIDDYLDEHLEDRYCPPREPRLLGFDG, encoded by the coding sequence ATGCCTGAAGTAATTTTTGCGGGCCCAGAAGGGCGTTTAGAAGGCCGTTATCATCCCTCTGATGATCCGGCTGCGCCTTGTGCGCTGATATTGTCACCGCACCCCAAAGCGGGCGGTCACATGGATCACCGCATACCTGTGGCGATGTATGAGCAGTATAAGCGTCGCGGATTTTCCGTGCTGCGGTTTAACTTTCGCGGTATTGGTCGCTCTATGGGCGTCTATGATAATGGCCAAGGCGAATTGCAAGATGCCGCCTATGCGCTCGATTGGATGCAGAGCTTTAACCAAAACGCACCGTTTAGTTGGGTGTCTGGCTATAGCTTTGGCGCATGGATTGGCATGCAGCTTTTGATGCGTCGTCCGGAAGTTGCGGGGTTTATTTCTATGTCACTGCCGACGAATACTTATGATTTCGCGTTCCTTGCGCCCTGCCCCGCGTCTGGCCTTGTAACGTACGGTACGAATGACAGTATTGTTCCCGCGGATGATGTTGACCGCGTCGTCGAGAAAATTCGCGTGCAAAAAGGCACACAAATTTCCACCCACCCCATTGAAGGGGCTGATCATTTCTACACCAATCACCTAGATATCACGATGGACGTCATCGATGATTACCTAGATGAGCATTTAGAAGACCGATACTGCCCGCCGCGTGAGCCGCGTTTGCTAGGCTTTGACGGCTAA
- a CDS encoding Rrf2 family transcriptional regulator, producing MKLTAKGRYAVMAVADMAAQTDSVQPFDVHTAPIIPLRDISTRQGISIQFLEQLFGKLRKAGLVESVRGVKGGYKLSHDPRHMRLSAIISAVNEDIKAHGCTPETKKACNGLTSRCLTHNLWGALEAHIGNFLEHVSVQDVVDDTVHLPELALEAAQ from the coding sequence GTGAAATTAACGGCAAAAGGACGATATGCGGTGATGGCCGTGGCTGATATGGCCGCGCAGACTGACTCTGTGCAGCCCTTTGACGTTCATACTGCGCCAATCATTCCCCTACGCGATATATCGACTCGCCAAGGCATATCCATTCAATTCCTAGAGCAACTCTTCGGAAAACTCCGTAAAGCAGGATTAGTTGAGAGTGTTCGCGGGGTTAAAGGGGGGTACAAGTTATCCCACGATCCGAGGCACATGCGCTTGTCCGCTATTATCAGCGCAGTGAACGAGGATATAAAAGCGCATGGCTGCACACCAGAAACCAAGAAAGCTTGCAACGGCCTGACGTCGCGTTGCTTGACACATAATCTATGGGGTGCGTTAGAGGCGCATATTGGAAACTTCCTAGAACACGTCAGCGTGCAAGATGTTGTGGATGACACGGTACATCTCCCGGAGTTAGCGCTAGAGGCCGCGCAATGA
- a CDS encoding cysteine desulfurase family protein: MTSVYLDHNATSPIRPEVIQAVTHAMTVGGNASAPHSHGRAVGKLVSDARESVALAMGVCAQDLIFTGSGTEADNMAIHAAHRGGCKRLLISAMDHPATYDVAAHYGIVHEIIPTNTDGVVDMGWLDNRLQAWDNQTDGRPFVSLVAANSETGVIQPFEDATDLVHGAGGLILIDAVQALGKLPMTYMADYIAVSAHKIGGPQGVGALYVSPDAPMSPSMIGGGQERRRRAGTLNVAGIAGFGAAARVATDLGHTQDLRDYVEAHLKAMEPDITIFGEKADRLPNTSFFAVPDANSTTLMMALDLSGVSVSTGMACSSGKVGPNRTLRHMGQDANCPNGPIRISFGYNNTQDDADAFLSAWAKIRRKDLPLQGAA; this comes from the coding sequence ATGACCTCTGTTTATCTTGATCATAACGCAACCAGCCCTATTCGGCCCGAGGTTATCCAAGCGGTGACACATGCGATGACTGTTGGTGGCAATGCCTCTGCACCGCATAGCCACGGTCGTGCCGTCGGCAAGCTCGTATCCGATGCGCGGGAATCTGTGGCCCTTGCTATGGGTGTTTGCGCGCAAGACTTAATCTTTACAGGGAGCGGCACAGAAGCGGATAATATGGCCATTCACGCCGCCCATCGCGGCGGGTGTAAACGCTTGCTTATTTCGGCGATGGATCACCCCGCAACCTATGACGTGGCGGCGCATTACGGAATTGTGCACGAGATTATCCCGACAAATACAGACGGTGTTGTGGATATGGGTTGGTTGGACAACCGCTTGCAGGCTTGGGACAATCAGACTGACGGGCGACCCTTTGTCTCCCTGGTTGCTGCAAATAGCGAAACAGGTGTCATTCAGCCATTCGAAGATGCAACGGATTTGGTTCATGGCGCGGGTGGGCTTATCCTGATTGATGCTGTGCAGGCGCTAGGTAAACTGCCCATGACTTATATGGCAGATTATATTGCTGTGTCCGCGCATAAAATTGGCGGGCCACAAGGTGTTGGCGCGCTTTATGTATCGCCAGATGCCCCGATGAGCCCCTCTATGATTGGCGGGGGCCAAGAGCGCCGTCGCCGCGCAGGCACGTTAAATGTTGCAGGCATCGCTGGATTTGGCGCAGCCGCTAGGGTCGCAACGGATTTGGGCCATACACAGGACTTACGCGATTACGTTGAAGCACATTTGAAGGCGATGGAGCCTGACATTACGATCTTTGGTGAGAAGGCAGACCGATTACCAAATACCAGTTTTTTTGCTGTGCCTGATGCCAATTCTACAACATTGATGATGGCGCTTGATTTATCGGGCGTATCAGTCAGCACAGGCATGGCGTGTTCATCTGGCAAAGTTGGACCAAACAGAACGCTGCGGCATATGGGACAAGACGCAAACTGTCCTAATGGCCCAATCCGTATAAGTTTTGGGTACAATAATACGCAGGACGATGCCGACGCATTTTTATCCGCATGGGCGAAGATTCGCCGCAAAGATTTACCATTACAGGGAGCCGCATAA
- the sufB gene encoding Fe-S cluster assembly protein SufB, whose product MATDTQTKVAKDSIEQSTVDGVRSLEADKYKYGFDSDIEQEFAPKGLNEDIVRFISAKKDEPEWLLEWRLEAYRRWLELDEPDWAMVDYPKIDFQDMYYYASPVKKKELNSLDEVDPEILEIYNKLGISLKEQEVLAGVKGAPKVAVDAVFDSVSVVTTFKAELAKDGVIFCSFSEAVKEHPELVRKYMGSVVPVTDNYYATLNNAVFSDGSFVYIPPGVRCPMELSTYFRMNAQGTGQFERTLIIADKGSYVSYLEGCTAPMRDENQLHAAIVEIIVHDDAEVKYSTVQNWWPGDKDGNGGVYNFVTKRADCRGENSKVSWTQVETGSAVTWKYPSCILRGDNSQGEFYSIAITNGYQQADTGTKMIHLGKNTKSRVISKGISAGKSNSTYRGLVTAHKKATGARNFTQCDSLLIGDQCGAHTVPYIESNTPSAQFEHEATTSKLSDDQLFYCRQRGLSEEDAVALLVNGFCRDVLQELPMEFAVEAQKLVAISLEGSVG is encoded by the coding sequence ATGGCCACTGACACACAGACAAAAGTTGCAAAAGACAGTATCGAGCAGAGTACCGTTGACGGCGTTCGCTCTCTTGAGGCTGATAAGTATAAATACGGCTTTGATAGTGATATTGAGCAAGAGTTCGCGCCCAAGGGTCTGAATGAGGATATCGTTCGTTTCATTTCCGCCAAGAAGGATGAGCCCGAATGGCTGCTCGAATGGCGGTTAGAGGCGTACCGCCGTTGGCTAGAGCTTGATGAGCCAGATTGGGCCATGGTCGATTATCCGAAAATCGATTTTCAGGATATGTATTACTACGCTTCGCCGGTGAAGAAAAAAGAGCTGAATTCCCTTGATGAGGTCGATCCTGAAATTCTGGAAATCTACAACAAACTTGGCATTTCTCTCAAAGAACAGGAAGTTTTGGCAGGCGTAAAGGGCGCGCCAAAAGTTGCCGTGGATGCGGTTTTTGATAGTGTGTCTGTGGTGACGACGTTCAAGGCGGAGCTAGCCAAAGACGGCGTTATCTTTTGCTCTTTTTCCGAGGCTGTAAAAGAACATCCTGAACTTGTGCGTAAATACATGGGCTCTGTTGTGCCCGTCACGGATAACTATTACGCGACGCTCAACAATGCTGTGTTCTCAGACGGGTCATTTGTTTATATCCCGCCTGGGGTGCGCTGCCCGATGGAGCTTTCAACTTATTTCCGCATGAACGCTCAGGGCACGGGGCAGTTTGAGCGTACATTGATTATTGCCGATAAAGGGTCCTACGTCAGTTACCTCGAAGGTTGTACAGCGCCTATGCGGGACGAAAACCAGCTCCACGCCGCTATTGTAGAAATCATTGTCCATGACGACGCCGAGGTCAAATACTCAACCGTACAGAACTGGTGGCCAGGCGACAAAGACGGCAATGGCGGGGTCTATAACTTTGTAACAAAACGCGCAGATTGCAGGGGTGAAAACTCCAAAGTCTCTTGGACACAGGTCGAGACAGGCTCTGCCGTTACGTGGAAATACCCGAGCTGCATTTTGCGCGGTGATAATAGCCAAGGCGAGTTTTACTCCATCGCTATCACCAATGGCTATCAGCAAGCCGATACGGGCACAAAGATGATCCATTTGGGCAAAAACACCAAATCACGCGTGATTTCCAAAGGTATTAGCGCGGGCAAGTCCAACTCGACGTATCGCGGTCTTGTGACGGCGCATAAAAAGGCGACTGGTGCGCGTAACTTCACGCAATGTGATAGCTTGCTGATTGGCGATCAATGCGGGGCGCATACGGTGCCTTACATAGAAAGCAATACGCCAAGCGCGCAATTTGAGCATGAGGCCACGACGTCAAAGCTGTCTGATGATCAGCTGTTTTATTGTCGTCAACGGGGCCTGTCAGAAGAAGACGCAGTTGCGCTCCTCGTGAACGGGTTTTGCCGGGATGTGTTACAGGAATTGCCGATGGAATTTGCCGTTGAAGCCCAAAAGTTGGTGGCAATTTCGCTTGAAGGGTCTGTTGGTTAA
- a CDS encoding Rid family hydrolase, whose translation MAKSKTTRKFIQLSEGELNYSMSRAVVHGEWCFVSGTMGYDYKKQELPESAAQQAMNTFTNIRQALDAAGFELGHTVRVQYTVSDRKYVKEVLPIIKQHFGKILPAATMVIAEMVDPEGKVEIEVTCFKG comes from the coding sequence ATGGCGAAATCAAAAACAACACGCAAATTCATTCAACTGTCCGAGGGCGAATTAAATTATTCCATGTCCCGTGCCGTCGTGCACGGGGAATGGTGCTTTGTGTCGGGCACAATGGGCTATGACTATAAGAAGCAAGAGCTTCCAGAATCAGCCGCGCAGCAAGCCATGAATACCTTCACCAATATCCGCCAAGCGCTCGACGCTGCCGGATTTGAGTTGGGCCATACCGTGCGCGTTCAATACACAGTATCAGACCGTAAATACGTCAAAGAGGTTCTACCTATTATTAAGCAACATTTTGGCAAGATACTTCCCGCCGCCACAATGGTTATCGCCGAAATGGTGGATCCAGAGGGTAAGGTTGAAATCGAAGTGACGTGCTTTAAGGGCTAG